ATATATATTCGCTTAGTATGCGATCGATCGTTATTTGAACATGGATACGATTTTGCACCGTGTATTTAGTGATATTATTCTTAACGAACCAGTAATTAAAATTACTCAACTTTGCTGCGTTCTTTGAATTACATTTTCTACGGTTAAAAAATTTCTTAAGCCGGAGCCGAATAATTTTGCATCGTGTGctaaagtttctttcgttccataaAACATGAAAATTCAAGAATCGCAGCAGGGTTAATCTCGTAATGCAGCATAAAGTTCTCGAAACATGTTGGAGAAGCTAAATTGGCTTTATTTCCTCCAGTTAATTTCCTTCGTTACATAACTTGGTTTATGTCGCGTGTTACAAACAAAGGACACGGCAAGCCACGATCCTGATCTCATTATATTGTTCGAGCTTCCGGTTACGTTGGATCGATGCGGTTCTCCAAGGTGTCTAATCGATCGTCGTCGACGAGTCGGAATAATTCTATGCTTCTTCGAAAGCGCCGTTCCGAGGCGAAGGTATCGGCGTACCAAGGACACGACATCCTGTTACGCGATGCCAAGGATCCGAAGAATGCAAAGAGGCCGGCCAACGCGGCTAATGCATCGCCTCGCCCATGTGACTATGGTTACATCACGAGTCTCCTCCTATATACGCTGTTGTTTCCAACATCACGGTCAAGAGACGACAGGATCTTTCGGTTCATCGCGTGTTAGGTGTCGATCGTTAAACACTGTACATCCTTTCCTTTGCTTCATTTCAAATATTTGCTTTTTTTCCAAGGAAGAACAGGAAGAATGGAGATTTTACAAAGTTTGCTCAACGAAGGTATCGAAGATAAGAGATGTCAATGATCGCCAGAAATAGTGGCAAGGCTAACGACAGCAGCGGTAATAATAGACGCGAGAAAAAAATACTGCCAGTAATAAAAATAGCGGTAGAGCTTCTTCGATGGAATCCGTTTAAGGAAGATCAATAATGCACGCCCGTTCCACCAGGCGAATATAAGGCAACGTCCGCTCGAGTGACCGAACGATAATCAACGATAGTCCCAGATCGAACGTATCAAGGGGGATAAGACTCGGGGGAACCTAACTTGGAATGAAAATAGACCTAACGTAAAAGTTGCTATGGTATTCACGAGCGAAAGTTAACAAGTGAAAAAGCAACGAAATTGGAATATAAAGCAGATATAGTATAGATAGTTATAGTATAAACAACGAATCGATAGTTATCTATAACCGAAGACGCGAATCGTTGTGAAAGCCTGGAACAGATCGGGTCCACGTCCCGTGACATTGGGGCAGATTAGGCAAAACGACTGGTACAATTATCGCAGTCTCATGTTTGGCACGGTTCGCTGTCTGACATACGGGATACCGTCAATCAGCGTTCCAATTGACATAGCGAATTCGGCTACGCCTCCCGATCGAATCCTCGCTCTGCCAACCGGCCAAGGACTACTCGTTTCGATATCGAATACTTGACCTTCACCGTTCGACCGATGCTGCGGTATTTACATTCGATTTTGTTGTCCATCGATGCTTTAATTTATGGGAGAGGAAGATGCCGAGTTCgtaaacatattttaaattaattggaCCGCGGCTCTGACGATGAAAGAAAGTGGCAGTTTTATCGAGGTCCTGATTCAATCAGATATTCTTGCGAGGATCGTACAGAAAGTTGAAGAGAACTGCACAGAGAAATGCGCCAGCCAAGGAACCTAATTCGTTGATTGGATTCATCGAGAGCTCTATTCTTAAGAGGGGAATAGTTTGTTCTACCATTTTAACCTTCTAAATATGCGAATTTGAATATCTAAATttcgatattaaatttaaatattcgaaTCTGCATGGTTGCAATTATATGTTCGAGTTTAAACGTAAAACCTGTACGTCGTTAAAGATATTTCATATCGAAGCGTTTCCTTCCTGGTTCCCATTATCCTAACGACTGTCGCTTGTAGTTGGTCACAGTGAACTTTCCTGGCTTGAGAGTCCGCTTTTCAGCCATAAGCGGTGATAGAGTCAGCCACGCTCGATTCCAAGGCGACAGACGACGGCCTTTTAAAATCTAGCACGGTATCCAATATGGAGCGGCTACAATGAGTCAGTCAGTCGTCGCAGATATTCGCCGGCGAGAACGATTTCTCGCCGTTAACCCCAAGGGCGCTCGAAActttttcctattttcctttgacCGTCGTGCCACCGATCTCACGTCGCCGCTACCTGAGTCTTCACGTTTTTCCATATCGGGCTATATACACACCGGTGATACAACGCGGCGTCACCGATCGCGCGTCCTTTCCAATGGGAATTTTAATTACCCGATACCTGGAACCTTACCTAGCCGCGTGATCGCCTTAAGCCGTTCTTCTATCGTTAAATTAATTCCagctggcaatttcagcgaaattACCAATTCCAGTAATCCTATCGTGCGTCGTGACCAACTATATTCTATCGAGTTGTCATTCGTTTCTATATAATAGCCTTGCGAATCATGGACCACCCTGCACGATAAATAACACCAACGTAACGTCATGGGTATTATTTAGCCAAGAGTACGAGACGATAAGCGGTCGAGAGCTGTCCGTTTCCACTTATGGCCATGGTGGTCCGCTTTATTCCTCTTCTCGAGGTCGAATAACATTAATCGTAACGAAAACCGAGCAGTGACTCAGCGGCTCGGCGATCAAACAAACGAGAGACACGCGTCGATTAAATTAATCGAGCCCTCTTCTCTGATATCACGATGAACTGCGTCTTTTAAACTTCATCGACGTATCTTCCTTTTTATTCTTCGTCCTGTTTATGAGTCGTCTTAAACGGTTAATAGCTACGAAAACTGGCGACGAAAACATCGGCTACCACATAGAAAGAGAGACTTCATTCAAGCATAAGAAAATACATCTGGCATTGGGCAGAGGCAACAAACACCATTGACTTCTGGATACATCCACCAACTTCCATGTTGCTTTTTTTTAAACACAACAAATTTTCTTCGAGTCTCCTTTATATCCATCGACGGTGCAACGCGAGGGAATTGCTACGGCCTCTCTGCTACACATTGCATCCATAAATATCTACGTGTTTCTCGTTTACTTCACACGCACGCTGGAATCCGTGGAATCTTGTTGTTCCCATTGTTACTTTCTACTGTTTATTACAACGATATCGGGAATTCGCTATCAATTTTCTCGCATCAGCTCGATAATGATCTCGAATTAATTGTAAAAGCTGTAGGCGGAATTGGCAGGAATTTCTCTGAGCAAAATCTAGTTTGATCTCAAAGCACATTGAAAAGGCAATAACCGTCTAATAACAATGTCATAATCGAGCCCTCGTGCCACGTATATTGTCTGATCATTCAGCAACGCCATATTGAAGCACCGTGGTTTATCACATGGTGGGTAACACACGATTAACTAGCTCCTTGACTACCCGAAGAAGATTCGCTGATTAAGTTTAATAGCCTCCGTGATTCTCGATAGATCGTACCAAATAAAGGAAGAAGATTTGGAAAGAGGCGCGTGGTTGGAGTTTGTTTGAAGTGATTATAAGGTTACGAAGACCGGTGGATGCACTCGAAACAAGTATACCCATGTTCGACTAGGAAAAGCCAGGGCAATAACGGTTTTTGGCAGGCGAATCGTGCCAGGTATATTTCTCCTCTTCCTGGCTATGATCCAGAGCCACTTTGAAACTCGCGAGAatgtttctttcttaatcgTTCGATCGATTTAAACTTGTGTTTCTTATTATCGTTCGATAGTACATCTTCTAAGAacaacattgaaatattcatagaTTCGCGTAAAGATTAATTTTAGAAGAATCAGCTAGGTAACCAAGTTTTTCGAGAAATCAGGTATTTTAACATGGTTCAAAGACAATGACAAATGTTTTCGACATTCCAATACTCTTCGTAGCCTCGGTACATAATTTTGAAGGTGCTCCAATTTAATAACATCGTTCATATCGTTCCAAAAAGTAGAGATCAAAGGCAGCTAGGCGAGTTCGATAACAAAGATGAGAAGTAGCATCGGGCGATGCTCGAGAAGAAAGACTCGAGGCATGCAGAAACGACCTCTACGCGAAGAGATCTTGAACTCGTTTCGAGACAAAAGTGCAGGAGTCGACCGGTCGAACATCCTCCCAGAGAAGGAGGAATTTGGACGGCGACCAAAACGCCCGATATAAGCCACCCAGAGCGGCGAGAACGTGCGAGAGAAGACACGTCTTTCCGATCAGCATGGACTCGAGGTTTTCGAGGCACAGACTCATCCCGTCGAATTAGACGCTGCTTCCAGGAAAACGTGGCTTGTCTTGTACGATTTTCTTTATGCATCCACGTTCGTTGCACAACCTACTGAAATTTTCGACCGGCTGAGATCTTCGCTCGACTCGATAAACCTCTTCGAAATTTTCCGCCTCTACACCGTATCCCTGGCACGAAATTCAATCCTTTCGATAATTTCCCAATTTCGTCAATTCATTTTTCCAATTATCGTCGCGTTAATGAATCTTCGATAAACGAACTAAAAAGTAAAAGAGAAACGATAATTGTGGATCGATGAACGTCGACTTACCTGAGCCTTGTTTTGAACATCGTGCCCGGTTCTCCAAGTGTTGATAGCCGGTTGCCGTGGCCCCCGTTTGTCAAGCAACAGCTCGCTCGGACACTTCTCGAAGATCAAAACGCGTTCCGCGACGGATCCTCTGGTCAAAAACGGTCTAACAGGATTGTTTCCGGTGCCAGTCGCGGCAGCAGCTCTTATATGCTGCTTCTGTTGCGTGGTCAATTCCGGATGGGGCACTTGTTCGATTCTCGGCCTAGGAGAATTGATTCTAGGACCCCATCTAGACGTAACAGGATCCTTCTCGTCTTTGTTAGCTTCCTTGTCCTTTTGTATCTCCGTTTCGAACTTGGACCTCGTGGTCGACACCAGCTGCTCCGTAGAATTGAAGTTGCTGTTTGTTTTCTGCTCCTCCAGCCTCTGTTGAGTCGGAGGATTTTGCTGAGCCGCTCTGTATCTGACTTTTGCGTAATCCACCATTGACATGTTTGACAAATCATCCTTGCTTAGAGATTTCGTATCCGACGCGGCACTGGCGTTGCTACCAAGCGTCGGAGACGCGGCATTGTTCACTACTGCGCCAGAAGTGGTCACCAGACCGCTTGCGTGATGATTGTGACCGATAATTATCGGTTTAACAGGCTCCACCTTCGGTTTCTCCCTCTTTATCGCCGGTTTCTGGCGAGTCAGAGGTACCGTTCGTTCTACGGGCTCCTCCGTGATCACCGAGCCCGTTTTCAGGGCATTTATCAGTCTTTCCTCCTCACGAGCGACCTCGTCAAGGTAAACGCTCGAATTAGAGCCACTATTTCTTTTCTCCTCCTTACCTGTTAACGATTTAACTTCCTGCTGAGGCGATCTGGAAGGATCTGTCACTCTTTTACTTTCGTTTAGTTTGTTCTTTAAGGGCCACGTAGTCAGTCCTGAATTCGTCGAAGGATCATCGAGATTAGAGGCAGTGGGAGAGGTGATTACCGTACTCGTCGGCCTCTTTTGCTGTACGATCTTCGACGGCGTTATGTCTGCCGGAAAAGTAGTCTCTATGGTTTCTAGAAACACTTCCCGGTGGTGAGCACCGGGAATCTTTGTGGATACCTGAGGCTTCACTATCTGCGACGGTTTGTTCGCGAAAGGGGACGTCGGAGACACTAAAACAGTTCCCTGTTTCGGTTTCACTTGACTACCAACGTTGCTGTTCTTCAAAGGAGAAGTCTGCGGTTGTTGATGCTGCTGCATCGAGTTCTTCTCGAACTTCTCCAACGCAAATTGTATCGACGAGGGCAGAGTCTTCGACGGCGATCTCTGCCTCGACGCAGCTAACCTAGCCTTGTCCTCCACTACGAAATTGTTCACCAGCTTCTCCAAGTTCCCGTTATCGAGATTCGGCGTTTGACTCAATATATCCACCGCGGTGGCAGGGCTAGAGCTCGTAGGAGTAACTTTTCCCGTACTACTCGGGCTATTGGACGCGGAAGTCGGCGTAAGAGCAGTTCCAAATTTGTCCGCGGCCGTAGCATTACTGTGGCAATTCAGTATCTCTGTAGGAGCTAGTCCTCGACTCTTCCATGTCTGATAGATCGCCTCCGCGTGATCGCTGATCTGCTTGGCGATCGCCGCAATGTCCTCGTCACCGGACGTCGATGTTTCTGTTGGAAACTTCTGACGCAGGTCGTGCTTCGCGGTGGCTGCCATGCTTGAGCAGCGTTCGTGCTGTGTCTGTCGCTGCTGACGCAGCTGGGGATGGTGCTCGAGCAAGAAGCTCGCGGCGCGTCTGCTTAACTCGGTCGAGTGGTCCAAGACGAGCTCGGCGAGCCGTGGATCGGTCTCGAGGGGAACTACGTTCACTGGGATCGCGTAGCCAAAGTGAATCGCCTGACAGTCTACCTGTTCGTGGCCGGTTCGAGACTCGTTCACCAAACAGGCGTTTAGATCGGGACAGTGGACAGCCCGACTGGGCCGCGGATCGATGGTCACGGGGACGAAGAGGTCGCGACGGGTGGCGCAGACCCGGCGCTCGATCGTCTCGATTTCTATCGCCAGCTGTCGGCCAGCGATACCGCCAGACCTCGACGTCGCCGTCTCCGCTTTGAGCCTCGATGACGATGTCGATGATACCGTTGACGATGCCACTTCTGGCATATCTCAGGCCAACTGGCCCAAGATTCTCGTTCTCCACGGCCACGACGGAAGTCGAGCCACTGTCCACGCGATCCTCGCTCCCTCTGCCTGTCCCCCCATCGTTCGATTCGTTTTCTTTCCTTCGGTCTTTTTGCCTGATCTCTCGTTCTCGACGGTTTAGATGTTAAGTAGTTCTTTTAGCAAGCATTGAACAACGGAGGAAGAAGGTTCTTGTTTGTCGTAGAGCTCAACTGGTACGCGAGCGCGAGTTCACGTTAGGGTACACCGTCAGCACATTATATAGTTTAATTATAGACCAAGTATGTCCACTGTTACTGCGGCGGAATTCGATTCTTGATGGTCACGCGGCTAGTGGCGGCTGATCAAGCTACATCTTCGCGTTCTTCGATGTATTGCGGGCATCAGACGTGATCTGAAagaagataaatataaattagtATTTATCCCGGCTGATCCGAGGTGGATGTATTTTCGGATATGATACCCACGGTACGCGATGTGAAACCGTGGAGATCGCGTCCTATAAATCTCGCCCTTTGTCTTGGACACGGTGTACGTAATTAGAAATGATTTACTGTGGCATCTACTACGTTTGCGCCGAGTAACCGCGTCGTACACGGCTTGATAAGAATGATAATTACAGCTGATATGGAAAACGTAGCGAGATAGTAAGATCAAAGTAAGTTTTAACGTAAGAAAGTAAGAAATCAAAATCTCGGTTAAAGTCGTATAAAGTACTGTTATTATAAACTCTTACGTAATTAATCCATACTCGTTAAAACTTAAAACCTTAAATTTGAACGCAGTATGTATTCTTTACAACGTTAAACGAACACACATTTTTTCTCACTGCTCGAAAAATATTCGTTCGTGAAAAGATTATCTTTATTACAATCCTCATGGAGACTCGTAAAGTGCCTCGAATGATCTTGGAAGTTACCATAATAGTCAATGCAAGTCGATTTACGATCTTGCTACGTTTCTTACTTGACCATGAATTTATATTCCAGCTAGTTCTTCCGAAATTTCGCATTTCAGTCTAAGCTTCCTAAAGCGCGAAGAAGTATACGAAACGCGTGACAAGCTTTGTCCAAGCTAGATCGCAACGTCGTATCGGTACTTTCACC
The Bombus affinis isolate iyBomAffi1 chromosome 2, iyBomAffi1.2, whole genome shotgun sequence genome window above contains:
- the LOC126927684 gene encoding uncharacterized protein LOC126927684 isoform X1, giving the protein MPEVASSTVSSTSSSRLKAETATSRSGGIAGRQLAIEIETIERRVCATRRDLFVPVTIDPRPSRAVHCPDLNACLVNESRTGHEQVDCQAIHFGYAIPVNVVPLETDPRLAELVLDHSTELSRRAASFLLEHHPQLRQQRQTQHERCSSMAATAKHDLRQKFPTETSTSGDEDIAAIAKQISDHAEAIYQTWKSRGLAPTEILNCHSNATAADKFGTALTPTSASNSPSSTGKVTPTSSSPATAVDILSQTPNLDNGNLEKLVNNFVVEDKARLAASRQRSPSKTLPSSIQFALEKFEKNSMQQHQQPQTSPLKNSNVGSQVKPKQGTVLVSPTSPFANKPSQIVKPQVSTKIPGAHHREVFLETIETTFPADITPSKIVQQKRPTSTVITSPTASNLDDPSTNSGLTTWPLKNKLNESKRVTDPSRSPQQEVKSLTGKEEKRNSGSNSSVYLDEVAREEERLINALKTGSVITEEPVERTVPLTRQKPAIKREKPKVEPVKPIIIGHNHHASGLVTTSGAVVNNAASPTLGSNASAASDTKSLSKDDLSNMSMVDYAKVRYRAAQQNPPTQQRLEEQKTNSNFNSTEQLVSTTRSKFETEIQKDKEANKDEKDPVTSRWGPRINSPRPRIEQVPHPELTTQQKQHIRAAAATGTGNNPVRPFLTRGSVAERVLIFEKCPSELLLDKRGPRQPAINTWRTGHDVQNKAQTYAKDKTQQKSLPPHTTLQRHVKANRNVHIPRFYFPGGKPLPLSQVEATIARITAAFQTLPGHRASRAQFHAITKACDLPLYWKVPLFLAAGGDQTGYVEMNAFLEFWKELSNTYHDAASKFIRITTRGQRNNILPEDLIPLVQDVVETHPGLTFLKEATEFHSRYVHTVIARIFYCVNRSWSGRISVAELRRSNLLSVIAILEHEEDINQVTAYFSYEHFYVIYCKFWELDRDHDLFIDKTDLTKHNDQALSKRMIARIFSGAVTRGGVKSGNGVQQPQDKMSYTEFVWFLLSEEDKNHPTAIEYWFRCMDLDGDGYLSMYELEYFYEEQLHRMEAIGLETLPFEDCLCQMLDMIKPATPGKISLSDLKKCKMTSIFFDTFFNLEKYLDHEQRDPFASAREHDPDGHELSDWDRFAAEEYELLVTEESGNEQNEQMSNDSMSEDVFSQNLEILDGESVDVLQGIDTEFQGYPDLSTNSPLDFNCQQSRYQYYDSGDSDDYAESDN
- the LOC126927684 gene encoding uncharacterized protein LOC126927684 isoform X2, which produces MPEVASSTVSSTSSSRLKAETATSRSGGIAGRQLAIEIETIERRVCATRRDLFVPVTIDPRPSRAVHCPDLNACLVNESRTGHEQVDCQAIHFGYAIPVNVVPLETDPRLAELVLDHSTELSRRAASFLLEHHPQLRQQRQTQHERCSSMAATAKHDLRQKFPTETSTSGDEDIAAIAKQISDHAEAIYQTWKSRGLAPTEILNCHSNATAADKFGTALTPTSASNSPSSTGKVTPTSSSPATAVDILSQTPNLDNGNLEKLVNNFVVEDKARLAASRQRSPSKTLPSSIQFALEKFEKNSMQQHQQPQTSPLKNSNVGSQVKPKQGTVLVSPTSPFANKPSQIVKPQVSTKIPGAHHREVFLETIETTFPADITPSKIVQQKRPTSTVITSPTASNLDDPSTNSGLTTWPLKNKLNESKRVTDPSRSPQQEVKSLTGKEEKRNSGSNSSVYLDEVAREEERLINALKTGSVITEEPVERTVPLTRQKPAIKREKPKVEPVKPIIIGHNHHASGLVTTSGAVVNNAASPTLGSNASAASDTKSLSKDDLSNMSMVDYAKVRYRAAQQNPPTQQRLEEQKTNSNFNSTEQLVSTTRSKFETEIQKDKEANKDEKDPVTSRWGPRINSPRPRIEQVPHPELTTQQKQHIRAAAATGTGNNPVRPFLTRGSVAERVLIFEKCPSELLLDKRGPRQPAINTWRTGHDVQNKAQTYAKDKTQQKSLPPHTTLQRHVKANRNVHIPRFYFPGGKPLPLSQVEATIARITAAFQTLPGHRASRAQFHAITKACDLPLYWKVPLFLAAGGDQTGYVEMNAFLEFWKELSNTYHDAASKFIRITTRGQRNNILPEDLIPLVQDVVETHPGLTFLKEATEFHSRYVHTVIARIFYCVNRSWSGRISVAELRRSNLLSVIAILEHEEDINQVTAYFSYEHFYVIYCKFWELDRDHDLFIDKTDLTKHNDQALSKRMIARIFSGAVTRGGVKSGNGVQQPQDKMSYTEFVWFLLSEEDKNHPTAIEYWFRCMDLDGDGYLSMYELEYFYEEQLHRMEAIGLETLPFEDCLCQMLDMIKPATPGKISLSDLKKCKMTSIFFDTFFNLEKYLDHEQRDPFASAREHDPDGHELSDWDRFAAEEYELLVTEESGNEQNEQMLCDDEM